A window of Chitinophagales bacterium contains these coding sequences:
- a CDS encoding ABC transporter ATP-binding protein: protein MKTIISVKDLVKNYGNFQAVKGISFEVREGEIFGLLGPNGAGKSTTLEIIETLREKTSGEVTVDGFDLDRSPEEIKKIIGVQLQTSGYYPNLNLTELIQLFNGLYNKQVDPTGLLEMVNLLEKAKAKYKELSGGQKQRFSVATTLINDPRIIFLDEPTTGLDPQARRNLWELVRKIRERGTTVIITTHYMDEAEYLCDRVAIIDSGRIVAMESPDKLIDELVASGFERPKEVKKANLEDVFIHLTGHSLREN, encoded by the coding sequence ATGAAGACGATCATTTCGGTAAAGGACCTGGTAAAGAATTATGGAAATTTTCAGGCTGTCAAAGGCATCAGTTTTGAGGTGCGTGAGGGGGAAATTTTTGGTTTATTGGGACCCAATGGGGCCGGAAAATCGACCACCTTGGAGATCATAGAAACCCTTCGTGAGAAAACCAGCGGAGAGGTGACCGTTGATGGATTTGACCTGGATCGTTCCCCGGAAGAGATCAAGAAAATTATCGGGGTTCAGCTTCAAACAAGTGGCTATTACCCAAACCTCAACCTCACCGAATTGATCCAACTTTTTAATGGGTTGTACAACAAACAGGTAGACCCGACCGGATTGCTGGAAATGGTCAATCTGCTGGAGAAAGCAAAAGCCAAATACAAAGAATTAAGTGGTGGACAAAAGCAACGATTCTCTGTGGCCACGACGCTGATCAATGATCCACGGATCATATTTCTGGATGAGCCAACAACCGGTTTGGACCCTCAGGCCCGTCGCAATTTATGGGAATTGGTCAGGAAGATACGCGAGCGCGGAACCACGGTGATCATTACCACTCATTACATGGATGAGGCTGAATATCTCTGTGACAGGGTAGCGATCATTGATTCTGGACGGATCGTTGCCATGGAATCGCCGGATAAACTGATTGATGAACTGGTAGCATCCGGGTTTGAACGCCCCAAGGAGGTTAAAAAAGCAAACCTGGAAGATGTATTTATACATCTTACGGGTCATTCACTCCGTGAAAACTGA
- a CDS encoding bifunctional folylpolyglutamate synthase/dihydrofolate synthase — protein sequence MNYQDTIAYLFTRLPMFSRIGPAAFKKDLTNTLELCAFLDDPQKKFKTIHIAGTNGKGSVSHMLAAILQTAGYKTGLYTSPHLEDFRERIRINGEMISEQEVIDFTQKINPRIESIEPSFFEITVAMAFDHFARHQVDIAVIEVGLGGRLDSTNVINPEISVITQIGYDHMNMLGDTLEQIATEKAGIIKPGIPVVIGEKQSELLPLFQKIAEERSAPLFLAPEYFQVADYAWIGHELMIEIENPHETDHLKYHLDLTGIYQLKNILPVLETCRLLREKGWNTDHLQIAKALRQVKSLTGLQGRWDIIHQHPTIILEVAHNEDGIRQMLQQLETINYQHLHIVFGTVKDKDPENIIQLLPLQARYYFSQAHIPRALDANELKNMAQKRGLTGKAFSDVNEALKTARENAHKDDLIVVCGSIFLVAEVRGVRREA from the coding sequence ATGAATTATCAGGACACCATCGCCTATCTTTTCACCCGCTTGCCCATGTTCAGCCGGATAGGGCCTGCCGCGTTCAAAAAAGACCTTACAAATACCCTTGAATTATGCGCCTTTCTGGATGACCCGCAAAAGAAATTCAAGACTATACACATAGCTGGTACCAATGGCAAAGGATCGGTTAGTCATATGCTCGCCGCCATCCTTCAAACCGCGGGGTACAAAACAGGACTTTATACCTCTCCCCATCTGGAAGATTTTCGGGAACGGATACGCATCAATGGGGAAATGATCAGCGAACAGGAAGTGATCGATTTCACCCAAAAGATCAATCCCCGGATTGAATCCATCGAACCCAGCTTCTTTGAGATCACGGTCGCTATGGCCTTTGATCATTTTGCCCGCCACCAGGTGGATATCGCTGTCATTGAAGTGGGTTTGGGTGGAAGACTGGATAGTACCAACGTGATCAACCCCGAAATATCCGTCATTACCCAGATCGGGTACGATCACATGAACATGCTGGGGGATACGCTGGAACAGATAGCTACCGAAAAAGCCGGGATCATTAAGCCAGGCATCCCGGTTGTGATCGGTGAAAAACAATCAGAACTCCTGCCCCTTTTCCAAAAAATAGCAGAGGAACGAAGTGCCCCACTCTTTCTGGCCCCGGAATATTTCCAGGTGGCAGACTATGCATGGATAGGGCACGAACTAATGATTGAAATTGAAAATCCCCACGAAACAGACCACCTGAAATATCACCTGGACCTGACCGGGATCTATCAATTAAAAAATATTCTTCCCGTACTCGAAACCTGTCGTTTGCTACGGGAAAAAGGCTGGAATACAGATCATCTGCAAATTGCAAAGGCACTTCGTCAGGTCAAATCCCTTACCGGTTTACAAGGCCGATGGGATATCATCCACCAGCATCCCACCATCATTCTTGAAGTGGCGCATAACGAAGATGGCATACGCCAAATGTTGCAGCAGCTTGAAACCATAAATTACCAACACCTGCACATTGTTTTTGGAACAGTAAAAGACAAGGACCCTGAAAATATCATTCAACTACTACCCCTTCAGGCCCGGTATTATTTTTCTCAGGCCCATATTCCCCGCGCCCTCGATGCTAACGAATTAAAGAACATGGCCCAAAAAAGAGGATTAACCGGAAAAGCCTTTTCAGATGTAAACGAAGCCCTTAAAACCGCCCGCGAAAATGCCCATAAAGATGATCTGATTGTGGTTTGCGGGAGTATTTTTCTGGTGGCGGAAGTGAGGGGCGTGAGGCGTGAGGCGTGA
- a CDS encoding aspartate kinase — translation MKVFKFGGASVNSVERIQKIPQIIRENNQGPLVVIISAMGKTTNALEKVAEAFFAGKTDEALSLFEIIKQQHLQTAKYLLVTHYLDCETRLRSFFTEVEWLLHDKPVRDYDYYYDQIVCSGELMSTAIISAYLNETGLGNTWLDVRDILKTDDHFRDAIIHWEETAKHVQEIVRPELARKGMVLTQGFIGSTDENESTTLGREGSDYSGAVFANLLDAESLTIWKDVPGVMNADPKKYPEAAVISELNYTEVIEMAYYGAQVIHPKTIQPLQNKEIPLYARCFLDPALPGTVIRKQVLKTLPPVIVLKEDQVLIEMKARDFSFVEGKPLRQLYQYFEELNVKPNLTQNGAITFLCVLDNRVDKIEKLSLAASTIFDVQVMKGLQLVTIRHYHREIFEKIIGERKVLLRQQTPETIQVLVTTNS, via the coding sequence ATGAAGGTTTTCAAATTCGGTGGTGCCTCCGTAAATAGTGTTGAAAGGATTCAAAAGATACCCCAAATTATACGCGAAAATAACCAGGGGCCACTGGTTGTGATCATTTCCGCCATGGGGAAAACAACCAATGCACTCGAAAAAGTGGCGGAGGCTTTTTTTGCAGGAAAAACCGATGAAGCCCTCTCGCTTTTTGAGATCATCAAACAACAACATCTCCAAACCGCAAAATACCTGTTGGTCACCCATTACTTAGATTGTGAAACCAGGCTGCGTAGTTTTTTTACCGAAGTGGAATGGTTGCTGCATGATAAGCCCGTGCGGGATTATGACTATTATTATGACCAGATCGTATGCAGTGGCGAATTGATGTCAACCGCCATCATTAGTGCTTATCTCAACGAAACCGGTCTGGGAAATACCTGGCTGGATGTACGGGATATCCTGAAGACGGATGATCATTTCCGCGATGCGATCATACATTGGGAGGAAACGGCGAAGCATGTGCAGGAAATCGTAAGACCCGAATTAGCCCGGAAGGGTATGGTCCTGACCCAGGGATTTATCGGCTCTACCGATGAAAACGAGAGTACCACCCTTGGCCGGGAAGGTTCGGATTACAGCGGTGCCGTATTTGCCAATTTACTCGATGCGGAAAGTCTTACCATTTGGAAGGATGTACCCGGGGTAATGAATGCCGACCCCAAAAAATATCCGGAGGCCGCTGTCATTTCGGAGCTGAACTATACAGAGGTCATTGAAATGGCCTATTATGGGGCTCAGGTTATCCATCCCAAGACGATACAGCCCTTACAGAACAAGGAAATACCACTCTATGCCCGCTGTTTCCTTGATCCGGCCCTGCCTGGGACCGTTATTCGGAAACAGGTTCTTAAAACATTGCCTCCGGTGATCGTGCTCAAGGAAGACCAGGTGTTGATCGAAATGAAGGCGCGTGATTTTTCCTTTGTGGAAGGAAAACCCCTTCGCCAGCTCTATCAGTATTTTGAAGAGTTGAATGTAAAACCTAACCTGACACAGAATGGTGCCATCACCTTTTTGTGTGTATTGGATAACCGTGTTGACAAAATAGAAAAACTCTCCCTGGCAGCCTCCACCATATTTGATGTGCAGGTGATGAAAGGCCTTCAGTTGGTGACCATACGACATTATCACCGGGAAATCTTCGAAAAGATCATAGGAGAAAGAAAAGTGTTGCTGAGGCAGCAAACGCCGGAGACGATACAGGTTTTGGTAACGACAAATAGTTAA
- the hppD gene encoding 4-hydroxyphenylpyruvate dioxygenase, which translates to MSQTTTSSIQKDISNDFLPLEGTDYVEFYVGNAKQAAHYYMSAFGFQALAYSGPETGVKDHVSYAVRQHKLTFVLTTPLRTDNPIADHIYQHGDGVRNLALRVPDATCAWEETTRRGARSFMEPVRMKDEQGEVVMSGIHTYGDTIHLFIERKNYQGTFMPGYRAWSNPYFQPADTGLLYVDHCVGNVGWNQMNKWVDFYEQVMGFRNILSFDDKDISTEYSALMSKVMSNGNGFVKFPINEPAEGKKKSQVEEYLEFYNGEGCQHVALATHDIVKTVTELRNRGVEFLRVPTTYYDDLLDRVGKIDEDLEPLKELGILVDRDEEGYLLQLFSKPVEDRPTLFFEIIQRKGAKSFGKGNFKALFEAIEREQEERGNL; encoded by the coding sequence ATGTCACAAACGACAACCTCTTCCATACAAAAAGATATTTCCAATGACTTCCTCCCACTTGAGGGGACGGATTATGTAGAATTTTATGTAGGGAATGCCAAGCAGGCAGCCCATTATTACATGAGCGCTTTTGGTTTTCAGGCCCTGGCCTATTCGGGTCCCGAAACCGGGGTAAAAGACCATGTGAGCTATGCTGTTCGCCAGCACAAACTCACCTTTGTATTAACCACCCCGTTAAGGACGGATAATCCGATCGCGGATCATATTTATCAACACGGGGACGGGGTAAGAAACCTGGCGTTGCGTGTCCCGGATGCCACATGTGCGTGGGAGGAAACCACGCGCCGTGGTGCCAGGAGTTTTATGGAACCTGTACGGATGAAGGATGAACAAGGGGAAGTGGTGATGAGTGGGATTCACACCTATGGGGATACGATCCATCTTTTTATTGAAAGAAAAAATTATCAGGGCACATTCATGCCGGGTTACCGGGCCTGGAGTAACCCTTATTTTCAACCTGCGGATACCGGGTTGCTGTATGTGGACCATTGTGTGGGCAACGTGGGTTGGAACCAGATGAATAAATGGGTGGATTTTTATGAACAGGTAATGGGTTTCCGGAATATCCTGTCCTTTGATGATAAGGATATCTCAACCGAATACTCCGCGCTCATGAGCAAGGTGATGAGCAATGGAAATGGGTTTGTCAAATTCCCCATCAATGAGCCGGCAGAAGGAAAAAAGAAAAGCCAGGTTGAGGAATATCTTGAATTCTATAATGGAGAAGGTTGTCAGCACGTGGCACTGGCCACGCATGATATTGTGAAAACCGTTACTGAACTTCGTAACCGGGGAGTAGAGTTCCTTCGGGTTCCCACTACGTACTATGACGATCTTCTGGACCGTGTGGGAAAAATAGATGAGGATCTGGAGCCATTAAAGGAATTGGGTATACTTGTTGATAGAGACGAGGAGGGGTATCTGCTTCAGTTATTTAGTAAACCTGTAGAAGACCGGCCAACCCTGTTTTTTGAGATCATACAGCGAAAGGGGGCCAAAAGCTTTGGAAAAGGGAATTTCAAGGCCCTTTTTGAGGCGATCGAAAGAGAACAGGAAGAAAGAGGCAATCTTTAG
- a CDS encoding NUDIX hydrolase, producing MKWTTLSSEYLFNDLWFKVRKETCQTPAGKIVSPYYVYEFPAWVNAVAVTEDNQIVMVRQYRHALGETCIELPGGCVDDTDPSLESAIARELMEETGYSFSEYTYLGRTSANPSTNNNLMHMFLATGGKLTGTQNLDPNEEIQVELYSIDEVIGMIKRNEIIQSMHVTTLWYALEKMRGGE from the coding sequence ATGAAATGGACCACCCTTTCCTCCGAATATCTCTTCAATGACCTATGGTTTAAAGTAAGAAAGGAAACCTGTCAAACACCTGCCGGGAAAATTGTTTCCCCCTATTATGTGTATGAGTTTCCAGCCTGGGTCAATGCAGTTGCAGTTACCGAAGACAATCAGATCGTCATGGTCAGGCAGTACCGGCATGCACTGGGCGAAACCTGTATCGAACTTCCGGGGGGATGTGTGGATGATACAGACCCCTCATTGGAATCGGCCATTGCCCGCGAATTGATGGAAGAAACGGGGTACTCATTTTCCGAATACACTTATTTGGGGCGTACCTCCGCCAATCCCTCTACCAATAATAACCTCATGCATATGTTCCTGGCAACCGGAGGGAAATTGACGGGCACCCAGAACCTGGATCCCAATGAGGAAATTCAGGTTGAATTATACTCCATTGATGAAGTGATCGGCATGATCAAACGTAATGAGATCATTCAGTCGATGCATGTAACAACTTTGTGGTATGCGTTGGAGAAGATGCGGGGAGGGGAGTGA
- a CDS encoding putative metal-dependent hydrolase yields MDTIDLRYPIGKYEPQPFSIEQKIEWLADIKFLPLLLENSILNLNEEQLHTPYREGGWTLNQVVHHVADSHMNAYCRFRIGLTEENNPAIRPYDEKAWAELYDVKKLPVNISITLLHALHIRWHETLKSIADDEWNNRTVYHPESKKTMRLWFLLGMYAWHGKHHVAHITSLRERMGWK; encoded by the coding sequence ATGGACACTATTGATCTGCGTTATCCCATTGGGAAATACGAACCCCAACCATTTTCCATCGAGCAAAAAATCGAATGGCTGGCGGATATCAAATTTCTTCCGCTGCTGCTCGAAAACTCGATCCTGAACCTGAACGAAGAACAACTTCACACCCCCTATCGGGAGGGTGGTTGGACCCTCAACCAGGTTGTACACCATGTGGCCGATAGCCATATGAACGCCTATTGCCGGTTTCGGATCGGGTTAACCGAAGAAAATAATCCGGCTATCCGACCTTATGATGAAAAGGCCTGGGCTGAATTGTATGATGTAAAAAAGCTTCCCGTCAATATTTCCATCACGCTGCTTCATGCCCTGCATATCCGTTGGCATGAAACACTGAAGTCCATCGCTGATGACGAATGGAATAACCGGACCGTCTACCACCCCGAAAGCAAAAAGACCATGCGTCTCTGGTTCTTGTTGGGTATGTACGCCTGGCATGGCAAACACCATGTGGCACATATAACAAGTTTGCGGGAGCGGATGGGCTGGAAATAG
- a CDS encoding FKBP-type peptidyl-prolyl cis-trans isomerase, with product MSIQDKLKQFMSGKLDEEKAAGVAFLEENKKRPEVKELEGGIQYEVLEEGQGRQPAISSTVKAHYRGALLNGKVFDSSFERGQPFSAPLRNLIKGWQIAIPQMKEGSTWRLWIPSDLAYGDRGAGRDIPGGATLIFDVQLIEILN from the coding sequence ATGAGCATACAGGACAAACTGAAACAATTTATGTCGGGCAAACTCGACGAAGAGAAAGCAGCCGGAGTGGCCTTTCTGGAAGAAAACAAAAAGCGACCTGAAGTAAAAGAACTGGAAGGTGGCATACAGTATGAAGTACTGGAAGAAGGGCAGGGGCGTCAGCCAGCCATCTCCAGTACAGTAAAGGCCCATTACCGGGGTGCCTTATTAAATGGAAAAGTATTTGATAGTTCCTTTGAAAGAGGACAGCCCTTCTCTGCCCCTTTGCGCAACCTGATCAAGGGATGGCAGATCGCCATACCTCAAATGAAAGAAGGGAGTACCTGGCGTCTGTGGATCCCTTCGGATCTTGCTTATGGCGACCGGGGAGCCGGACGGGATATTCCCGGTGGGGCTACCCTCATCTTTGATGTACAACTGATCGAAATCCTTAATTAA
- a CDS encoding alpha/beta hydrolase produces MKVYFIPGLGADRRVFKNITLPAGYEPVYVDWLKPLEGESLAAYAERVHKGLNPQIPYILVGLSMGGMIASEIAQKHPPALLVLISSIPCSSHLPGYYRKAAALKLQKLIPISLFKSMAVMKRFFTTETPEDKKMLKAMIRDVDPKFIYWSLEAILGWKMEEPFPDRVHIHGTRDELLPVKYTQPTHRIEKGGHLLVMNRGEEVSKILEEVLNRMGEEIRNKK; encoded by the coding sequence GTGAAAGTCTATTTCATTCCAGGTCTTGGCGCCGACCGGCGGGTGTTTAAAAACATCACCCTGCCTGCTGGCTATGAACCTGTCTATGTCGATTGGCTTAAACCCCTGGAGGGAGAGAGCCTTGCCGCTTATGCTGAGAGGGTACATAAAGGCCTAAATCCTCAAATTCCTTACATCCTGGTCGGTTTATCCATGGGTGGGATGATCGCCTCTGAGATCGCACAGAAACACCCTCCGGCCTTGCTGGTTCTGATCTCCTCCATCCCATGCAGTTCGCATTTGCCCGGATATTATCGTAAGGCCGCGGCTTTAAAATTGCAAAAACTCATTCCCATTTCCCTGTTCAAATCCATGGCGGTGATGAAACGTTTTTTTACCACCGAAACACCGGAAGATAAAAAAATGCTCAAGGCGATGATACGTGATGTCGACCCCAAATTCATCTATTGGTCACTCGAAGCGATCCTTGGGTGGAAAATGGAGGAGCCTTTCCCCGATCGGGTGCATATTCATGGTACCCGCGATGAGCTATTGCCTGTTAAATACACCCAACCTACCCATCGGATTGAAAAAGGAGGTCATTTGCTGGTGATGAACAGGGGGGAAGAGGTTAGCAAAATATTGGAGGAGGTTTTGAATAGGATGGGGGAGGAAATAAGGAATAAGAAATAA
- the fbp gene encoding class 1 fructose-bisphosphatase yields the protein MQVNRKVLTLDEFTIQQLRNFPQATGELSSLLRDIGLAAKRVNVEVNKAGLVDILGDHGSVNVQGEDVKKLDVFANNQFTGVLHHGISCAGIASEEIDDFVAFEDEVSKDSKYVCLFDPLDGSGNIDVNVSIGTIFSVYKRISPLGTPVTREDFLQPGIKQVAAGYIVYGSSTMLVYATRRGVNGFTLDPSIGEFCLSHPDIKCPEAGLIYSVNHGHFFRYEKGVQDYIQVCQAKTKATGGPYTQRYIGSMVSDVHRNLIKGGIFMYPGTSDKPEGKLRLLYECNPFAFIVEVAGGKATDGKQRILEVVPQRLHQRSPFFVGSRTMMEELETCLTP from the coding sequence ATGCAAGTTAACAGAAAGGTGCTGACCCTGGATGAATTCACGATCCAGCAGTTGCGCAATTTTCCCCAGGCCACCGGTGAGTTGAGCAGTTTGTTGCGCGATATTGGGCTGGCCGCAAAGCGGGTAAATGTAGAGGTAAATAAAGCCGGGTTGGTGGATATTCTGGGTGACCATGGTTCAGTGAACGTGCAAGGGGAGGATGTAAAGAAATTGGATGTATTTGCGAATAACCAGTTTACCGGGGTTTTGCATCATGGTATCAGTTGCGCGGGTATTGCCAGTGAGGAGATCGATGATTTTGTAGCTTTTGAAGATGAGGTGAGTAAGGATTCAAAGTATGTATGTCTTTTTGACCCGTTGGATGGCAGTGGGAACATCGATGTGAATGTATCCATCGGAACAATTTTTAGTGTTTACAAGCGGATAAGTCCGTTGGGGACTCCGGTGACGCGAGAGGATTTCCTGCAACCGGGTATCAAACAGGTGGCTGCCGGGTATATTGTTTACGGTTCATCGACCATGTTGGTGTATGCCACCCGTCGTGGGGTGAACGGGTTTACGCTGGATCCTTCCATCGGGGAATTTTGTTTAAGCCATCCGGATATAAAATGTCCTGAAGCGGGATTGATCTACTCGGTGAATCATGGCCATTTTTTCCGGTATGAAAAAGGGGTACAGGACTATATTCAGGTCTGTCAGGCCAAGACCAAGGCGACCGGGGGGCCTTACACCCAGCGATATATTGGAAGTATGGTATCGGATGTGCACCGGAACCTGATCAAAGGTGGTATATTTATGTACCCGGGGACCTCGGATAAACCGGAGGGTAAATTGAGACTTTTATATGAGTGCAATCCCTTTGCTTTTATCGTGGAAGTTGCCGGAGGCAAGGCCACGGATGGCAAACAAAGGATACTGGAGGTGGTACCTCAACGGCTCCACCAGCGCTCACCGTTTTTTGTGGGCAGTCGGACCATGATGGAAGAATTGGAAACCTGTTTAACACCATAA